The following coding sequences are from one Nitrospira sp. CR1.1 window:
- a CDS encoding methyltransferase, producing MADLVLPDIDAYAAASSLPETPVRRALREETERTMTSARMLVGPLEGAFLHVMTRLVRAERVLEIGMFTGYSALCFAEALPAQGRVVTCEVDEESAAVARRFFAQSPHGHQIEIRMGPALETMAALTGPFDLIFIDADKLNYVNYYRRAMELLSPRGVILVDNVLWGGDVLTDPPSDERTAAIQDLNRIVAADARVTAVLATIRDGIWVITPNALR from the coding sequence ATGGCTGATCTCGTGTTGCCGGATATCGATGCCTATGCTGCGGCCAGTTCTTTGCCGGAAACGCCGGTTCGCCGGGCTCTCCGCGAGGAAACCGAACGCACGATGACATCTGCGCGGATGTTGGTGGGTCCGCTGGAAGGGGCATTCCTGCATGTGATGACCCGTCTGGTGCGGGCCGAGCGAGTCCTGGAAATCGGCATGTTCACAGGCTATAGCGCCCTCTGCTTTGCTGAAGCATTGCCTGCGCAGGGCCGGGTGGTCACGTGCGAGGTGGATGAAGAGTCTGCCGCGGTGGCGCGCCGATTTTTTGCGCAGTCGCCGCACGGCCATCAAATTGAGATCCGTATGGGGCCGGCCTTGGAAACGATGGCGGCATTGACCGGACCGTTTGATCTGATTTTTATCGATGCCGACAAGCTGAACTATGTGAATTATTACCGGCGCGCAATGGAGTTGCTGTCGCCGCGCGGAGTCATTCTGGTCGACAACGTCTTGTGGGGCGGGGATGTCCTCACCGATCCGCCGTCGGATGAACGGACGGCGGCCATTCAGGACCTCAATCGGATCGTGGCGGCTGATGCGCGTGTGACGGCCGTGTTAGCAACCATTCGGGATGGCATCTGGGTGATCACCCCCAACGCGTTGCGCTAG
- a CDS encoding carboxypeptidase M32, whose translation MSAKVKTLQTLEPLTSRLLEIRRIQSAASVLSWDQETYMPAGGGAARADQIATLEGLAHEKLVSPQIESLLKEWIDPTSGEATDPWDEPSRSLLRETWRDFSRAKKLPSDFVIRLSRECSLAQQAWVTARAESRFSKFLPSLKTVLSLKCEEAQYLGYRDSPYDALLDAHEPGATAGQLTPLFAQLRARLVPLLQRVQASEVIIDDSCLHHTFDQAKQLEFGRLVLVAMGYDFERGRLDLSAHPFTTSFHPTDVRVTTRVFEKDLPSCLFSCIHEGGHGLYDQGLDPRYYGSPLGESVSLGFHESQSRLWENCVGRSRAFWQCFYPILQHTFPQQLSSVPLDQFYAAINRVAPSLIRVEADELTYNLHIMLRVEIEQALIEGRARPEELPGLWNDRMQAYLGITPEQDADGVLQDVHWSMGAFGYFPTYTLGNLYAVQFFEQATQEVPQLEEHIATGQLIPLRHWLEQKIHRWGRMFTPDHLARRVTGNGVSPEPFLRYLEAKYGTLYRLDLV comes from the coding sequence ATGAGCGCAAAGGTGAAGACATTGCAGACTTTGGAACCGTTAACCAGTCGACTCCTGGAAATCCGGCGCATTCAGAGCGCGGCCTCCGTCCTTTCGTGGGATCAGGAAACCTACATGCCCGCAGGCGGCGGAGCGGCCCGCGCTGACCAAATCGCAACACTGGAAGGTCTGGCCCATGAGAAACTTGTGTCGCCGCAGATTGAATCCTTGCTGAAGGAATGGATCGACCCCACGTCCGGGGAAGCGACAGACCCCTGGGATGAACCGTCGCGGTCGCTCTTGCGAGAAACGTGGCGCGACTTCAGTCGCGCGAAAAAACTTCCTTCTGATTTTGTCATCCGCCTCAGCCGCGAATGCTCATTGGCTCAACAAGCCTGGGTGACGGCACGCGCAGAAAGCCGGTTCTCGAAGTTCCTTCCTTCGCTGAAAACGGTCCTCAGCCTCAAATGTGAAGAAGCCCAGTACTTGGGATACCGGGATTCACCCTATGACGCGCTACTGGATGCCCATGAGCCCGGAGCCACGGCAGGTCAACTCACGCCGCTTTTCGCACAACTTCGTGCGCGGCTGGTTCCCCTCTTGCAACGCGTTCAGGCTAGCGAGGTCATCATCGACGATAGCTGCCTTCACCACACCTTTGATCAGGCGAAGCAGCTGGAGTTCGGACGTCTCGTCCTTGTTGCGATGGGATACGACTTCGAGCGCGGCCGACTCGATCTCTCCGCTCATCCATTTACCACCTCGTTTCACCCGACGGATGTCCGGGTGACGACGCGAGTCTTCGAGAAGGATTTGCCCTCGTGTCTCTTCAGCTGCATTCATGAAGGCGGGCACGGCTTATACGATCAGGGACTGGACCCGCGATATTATGGATCGCCCCTCGGCGAGTCTGTATCGCTCGGCTTTCATGAAAGCCAATCGCGGCTGTGGGAGAACTGTGTGGGCCGGTCGCGGGCATTCTGGCAATGCTTTTATCCGATCCTGCAGCACACGTTTCCGCAGCAATTGTCGAGCGTACCCCTCGATCAATTTTATGCCGCGATCAACCGCGTCGCCCCCTCGCTCATCCGCGTAGAAGCCGATGAGCTGACCTACAACCTGCACATCATGCTGCGCGTGGAAATTGAACAGGCCCTCATCGAGGGTCGGGCGCGCCCGGAAGAATTACCCGGCCTGTGGAATGACAGAATGCAGGCTTACCTGGGCATCACCCCGGAACAGGATGCGGACGGCGTTCTGCAGGACGTCCATTGGTCGATGGGCGCCTTCGGGTACTTTCCCACGTATACCTTGGGCAATCTGTATGCTGTGCAATTCTTCGAACAGGCGACGCAGGAGGTTCCGCAATTAGAAGAGCATATCGCAACCGGGCAATTGATTCCCCTTCGGCACTGGCTGGAACAAAAAATTCACCGGTGGGGCCGCATGTTTACCCCGGACCATCTGGCTCGACGGGTCACCGGCAACGGCGTGAGCCCGGAACCGTTCTTGCGCTATCTCGAGGCCAAATACGGGACTCTCTACCGGCTCGACCTTGTGTAA
- a CDS encoding response regulator, translating to MRERATVKAYDTLPAVKTALNILLADDHALLRRGLKEFLQDFLIEDGLTPHITETASAHSAIDHLRTAAWDLVILDLNLPDMPGLEVLRILKSLQPGLPVLVVSIYAEQHYAARAIRAGALGYLTKEAGPQELRAAVSRILQGGNYFPPPQSEQVSDAIMTRNGSRADDLPAVLSDREIEVLQWIAQGRRLTEIAEHLHLSIKTVSTYRARLLIKLGMKTTAELIRYALDQQLV from the coding sequence ATGAGGGAACGCGCTACCGTGAAGGCATATGACACGCTGCCCGCCGTCAAAACCGCGCTCAACATCCTGCTTGCTGACGACCATGCCCTCCTCCGGCGCGGTCTGAAAGAATTCTTACAGGACTTTCTCATTGAAGACGGATTAACGCCTCACATCACTGAAACAGCCTCGGCTCACAGTGCTATTGACCACCTGCGAACTGCGGCTTGGGATCTTGTGATCCTGGACTTGAATTTGCCTGACATGCCTGGATTGGAAGTTCTGCGCATTTTGAAATCCCTTCAACCGGGCTTACCTGTTTTGGTCGTCAGCATTTACGCAGAACAACATTATGCCGCTCGTGCCATTCGAGCAGGCGCCCTCGGATATTTGACCAAGGAGGCCGGCCCGCAAGAACTTCGCGCAGCAGTGTCTCGAATTCTGCAAGGCGGCAATTATTTCCCGCCGCCCCAGTCGGAACAGGTCTCAGACGCGATAATGACCCGCAATGGATCGCGCGCCGACGACCTCCCTGCCGTGTTATCAGACCGGGAGATCGAGGTCCTCCAGTGGATTGCCCAAGGCCGGCGCCTGACTGAAATCGCCGAGCACCTCCACCTGAGCATTAAAACCGTGAGCACCTATCGTGCCCGTCTGCTTATCAAGCTTGGAATGAAAACGACCGCAGAATTGATTCGGTATGCCCTGGATCAGCAGTTGGTTTGA
- a CDS encoding transcriptional repressor produces MSLFFHAGSHAMSKILKEMDVLRQHLAKHQLKLTRQRELILTAFLRQEHVTAETMYHQLAKKDPHLGLATIYRTLNLFCEAGIAQARHFGTQTQYDNISHKGHHDHLICTGCGTIVEFENCEIERLQEEVATKNGFVIQTHRLELYGLCARCRH; encoded by the coding sequence ATGAGCCTCTTTTTTCACGCCGGGTCACACGCCATGAGTAAAATCCTCAAAGAGATGGACGTGCTTCGCCAGCATCTGGCCAAGCATCAGTTAAAGCTGACCCGCCAACGCGAGTTGATCCTGACGGCATTCCTCCGGCAGGAACACGTCACGGCCGAAACCATGTACCATCAACTCGCGAAGAAGGATCCTCATCTCGGCCTCGCCACCATCTACCGCACGCTGAACTTGTTTTGCGAAGCCGGCATTGCCCAAGCCAGACACTTCGGCACCCAGACGCAGTACGACAACATCTCCCACAAAGGTCATCACGATCATCTCATCTGCACGGGGTGCGGTACCATTGTGGAGTTCGAGAATTGCGAGATCGAACGGCTGCAAGAGGAAGTCGCAACGAAGAATGGGTTTGTCATCCAGACCCATCGATTGGAATTGTACGGCCTCTGCGCGCGCTGCCGCCATTGA
- a CDS encoding extracellular solute-binding protein: MAVFSRILFALMLTVSALVLSQWPARIAEAADKLVVYSGRAERLIKPVLDEFQSKSGIQIELLSSGTTELVNRLQAEGDHTPADVFLTNDAGSLEHARELKLLRPMNMREVERAIPSQFRASDNSWIGLSGRFWIVVYNTTMVKPEQIKSLLDLGQPQWKDKIAIPNSGSEYLQAGVSVIKTTVGDERTKQFLQGLKTNAGSQVYQKSSQIVEAVAKGQVAAGIVNHYYIYRHLAAQPTAPIAAIMPDQQEGGMGAIMNVTGIGVTRASKHVDSAKLLIEFLVAQAGQKLFADLDKEYPLHPDVKADPALVDRHSFRAALVPLARLAELREPTLTLIEQVGLR; encoded by the coding sequence ATGGCTGTATTCTCTCGCATCCTGTTCGCCCTGATGCTGACCGTCTCAGCGTTGGTCCTGTCGCAGTGGCCCGCACGGATCGCGGAAGCGGCCGACAAACTCGTCGTCTATTCAGGTCGCGCGGAGCGGTTGATCAAGCCGGTTCTTGACGAATTCCAATCCAAGAGCGGTATTCAGATCGAACTCCTGTCATCTGGGACCACCGAGCTGGTCAACCGGTTGCAGGCCGAGGGGGACCATACCCCTGCGGATGTCTTTCTGACCAACGATGCCGGCAGCCTCGAGCATGCGCGAGAGCTCAAACTACTCCGTCCCATGAATATGCGTGAGGTCGAGCGGGCCATTCCCTCCCAATTCCGCGCGTCGGACAACAGCTGGATCGGGCTTTCCGGCCGATTCTGGATCGTTGTCTACAATACAACCATGGTGAAACCCGAGCAAATCAAGTCGCTGCTCGACCTGGGCCAGCCCCAATGGAAAGACAAAATCGCCATCCCAAATTCAGGGAGCGAGTACCTTCAGGCCGGCGTTTCGGTCATTAAGACCACCGTCGGCGACGAACGCACCAAACAATTCCTCCAAGGGCTGAAGACCAATGCCGGGTCGCAGGTCTACCAGAAAAGCTCGCAAATTGTGGAGGCAGTCGCCAAAGGCCAGGTCGCGGCGGGGATCGTCAACCATTACTATATTTATCGTCATCTGGCAGCGCAACCGACGGCGCCTATCGCTGCCATTATGCCCGATCAGCAGGAAGGCGGCATGGGAGCCATCATGAACGTGACCGGCATTGGAGTCACCCGTGCCTCGAAACATGTCGACAGCGCCAAACTGTTGATCGAGTTTCTGGTTGCCCAGGCCGGACAAAAACTATTTGCAGACCTGGACAAGGAATATCCGCTGCATCCGGACGTGAAAGCCGACCCGGCGCTCGTCGACCGGCACAGCTTCCGCGCGGCACTCGTTCCTCTGGCCAGGCTCGCTGAATTGCGGGAGCCCACGCTGACGTTGATTGAGCAGGTCGGCCTTCGCTGA
- a CDS encoding ABC transporter permease subunit, with product MLTATRASGPSSLQWISLLTAAFLVLPTGYIVYVAVTATPAVWTRLWSTRIPELLGNTLSLAVGVALATLVLGVSLAWITVRYDFPGRRMWEWALALPLAMPTYVLAYVYAHLLGMGGPAEQWWQLFFGPDARLPSPQSFVGVTMIMALDTFPFVYLLVRGALQNLNISFEEVARACGISPWATLRRVTLPLIRPAIAAGLALVILYVISDFGAVSLLRYQTLTYAVYQQMTSRYDHSAASILSLLLVVMAIIFLVTERWFRQRSRFYQTSGRYRRSTRQHAGPLGTALITGYVVLVFGAAFGVPAAMLVQWSAEAISQGALDARFLGFIWNSSFLAALAASGAVIIGLPLAYLASRRPSRLNIACLQAAYAGYALPGPVAALAVLVLFTHFAPAFYGTVVVLIIAYILHFLPVGLQSMEPALQQVTPNVEEVARTLGYTTHQSLRRVTLPLVRNGFIAAWVLMFLQTMKELPATLLLRPVGFDTLAIRVWLEASEEYYQLAAPAALLIVLLSLPALMLLVSKDWRGQAQEDAK from the coding sequence ATGCTTACCGCAACCAGAGCCTCGGGGCCGTCTTCACTCCAGTGGATAAGCCTGCTCACCGCCGCATTTCTGGTTCTCCCTACCGGGTACATCGTCTATGTGGCGGTGACCGCTACGCCAGCCGTATGGACTCGGCTCTGGTCCACGCGCATTCCGGAACTGCTGGGAAACACGCTCTCGCTGGCCGTCGGTGTCGCGCTGGCCACTTTGGTGCTGGGTGTATCACTGGCCTGGATTACCGTCCGGTACGATTTTCCAGGCCGGCGCATGTGGGAATGGGCGCTCGCACTGCCTCTTGCCATGCCAACCTACGTGCTGGCCTACGTCTATGCCCACTTACTGGGAATGGGCGGCCCGGCTGAACAGTGGTGGCAACTGTTCTTCGGGCCCGATGCTCGACTGCCATCGCCCCAAAGCTTTGTCGGCGTTACCATGATCATGGCCCTCGATACCTTTCCCTTCGTCTATCTGCTCGTACGCGGAGCCCTTCAGAATCTCAATATCTCGTTTGAAGAAGTGGCGCGCGCCTGCGGCATCTCTCCCTGGGCGACACTCCGCCGGGTCACGCTCCCCCTCATCCGCCCTGCCATTGCGGCAGGTCTGGCACTGGTCATTTTGTACGTGATTTCGGATTTCGGCGCAGTCTCCTTGCTCCGGTATCAGACACTGACCTATGCGGTCTACCAACAGATGACCAGCCGATACGACCACAGTGCCGCCAGTATTCTTAGCCTACTGCTCGTCGTGATGGCCATCATCTTCCTTGTGACCGAACGGTGGTTTCGCCAACGCAGTCGCTTCTATCAGACATCAGGCCGGTACCGACGGTCAACCCGCCAGCATGCAGGCCCCCTCGGAACAGCACTGATCACCGGCTACGTCGTCCTCGTCTTCGGAGCCGCGTTTGGTGTTCCGGCGGCAATGTTGGTCCAATGGAGTGCAGAGGCCATTTCGCAAGGCGCGTTGGATGCACGGTTCCTGGGATTCATCTGGAATAGCAGTTTTCTCGCAGCACTGGCAGCCTCCGGCGCCGTGATCATCGGACTCCCGCTGGCCTACCTCGCCAGCCGCCGCCCCTCACGACTGAACATTGCCTGCCTCCAAGCCGCGTATGCCGGCTATGCCCTGCCGGGACCGGTAGCCGCACTGGCAGTTCTCGTCCTTTTCACCCACTTCGCGCCGGCATTCTATGGGACAGTGGTCGTGTTGATCATCGCCTATATTCTCCATTTTCTCCCGGTTGGCCTTCAATCCATGGAGCCGGCTCTGCAGCAAGTCACTCCCAATGTCGAGGAAGTCGCGCGGACCCTCGGATATACGACGCACCAAAGCCTTCGGCGCGTGACGCTGCCGCTCGTCCGCAACGGGTTTATTGCCGCATGGGTGCTAATGTTCCTTCAAACCATGAAGGAACTTCCGGCCACATTGCTGCTGCGGCCGGTAGGATTTGATACACTGGCCATTCGCGTATGGTTGGAAGCCAGCGAAGAGTATTATCAACTGGCGGCGCCTGCCGCGCTGCTCATCGTCCTTTTGAGCCTTCCAGCGCTGATGTTGCTGGTTTCCAAAGACTGGCGCGGACAGGCGCAAGAGGACGCTAAGTGA
- a CDS encoding ATP-binding cassette domain-containing protein gives MIPNALDTTAERSAVLELRDVSCAYEPSRPAVEGITFTVHQGEILCLLGPSGCGKTTILRAIAGFERVIAGSIALSGQLVSSRDTMIPTEQRHIGMVFQEYALFPHLRVEKNIAFGLRHFSRAQQRTIVDDLLTLTGLRGLEHRYPHELSGGQQQRVALARALALRPVLLLLDEPFSNLDPDMASRMRQDLHTLLRQTKTTAILVTHDHDEAFSMADRVAVLNKGRLEQFDTPEAIYHLPTTPFVADFVGQADFIPGVVTHHLVTTEIGDFPNTQNLATATPVVVMIRPDDIHIVPTKGADARILARQFKGSENVYTIQLPSGQIVHSSESSLSIYQVGTAIALRVVATHTVLFPKPPDSPQVGS, from the coding sequence ATGATTCCGAACGCGCTGGACACGACAGCCGAACGCTCGGCCGTTCTTGAATTGCGGGACGTGTCTTGCGCGTATGAGCCCAGCAGACCGGCCGTCGAGGGCATCACGTTTACCGTCCACCAAGGAGAAATCCTCTGCCTTCTGGGACCTTCTGGTTGCGGCAAGACGACCATCCTTCGCGCAATTGCAGGATTTGAGCGGGTTATCGCGGGCAGTATTGCGCTATCCGGCCAACTGGTCTCCTCGCGGGACACCATGATTCCGACCGAACAGCGGCACATCGGCATGGTCTTCCAGGAGTACGCGCTGTTCCCCCATTTACGGGTCGAGAAGAACATTGCCTTTGGCCTGCGCCACTTTTCACGAGCCCAGCAGCGTACGATCGTCGACGACCTCCTCACCTTAACCGGACTGCGTGGATTAGAGCACCGCTATCCGCACGAACTCTCCGGCGGTCAACAGCAACGCGTCGCCCTCGCCCGCGCGCTTGCCCTTCGCCCGGTGCTCCTGCTCCTCGACGAACCCTTCAGCAATCTCGACCCCGATATGGCCAGTCGTATGCGCCAGGATCTTCACACTCTGTTGAGACAAACCAAAACCACAGCCATTCTTGTCACCCATGATCATGATGAGGCATTCTCCATGGCTGACCGTGTGGCAGTCTTAAATAAAGGGCGCCTGGAACAATTCGATACACCCGAAGCTATCTACCACCTCCCTACGACCCCCTTCGTGGCCGACTTTGTCGGACAGGCGGACTTTATCCCCGGAGTCGTCACACACCACCTGGTGACGACCGAAATCGGAGACTTTCCAAATACTCAGAACCTCGCGACGGCCACGCCCGTCGTCGTGATGATTCGCCCAGACGACATTCACATCGTCCCGACCAAGGGGGCCGATGCGCGGATCCTTGCACGACAATTCAAGGGGTCGGAAAATGTCTACACAATCCAACTGCCGTCAGGCCAAATCGTGCATAGTAGCGAATCATCGCTGAGCATCTATCAGGTTGGGACTGCCATTGCCCTGCGCGTAGTGGCGACCCACACGGTCTTGTTCCCGAAGCCACCTGACTCGCCGCAGGTGGGGTCGTAA
- the exbB gene encoding TonB-system energizer ExbB, translated as MDVLKNAVEYGIIGLLIALSVWSVAVAVERWLYYRRVDLAQFTDVQTFEMALTKRLVIIGTVAANAPYIGLLGTVLGIMMTFHTMGTSGTMAVNTIMIGLSLALKATAVGLLVAIPCVVMNNILRRRVAELLTTYKVHHGTRG; from the coding sequence ATGGACGTGCTGAAGAATGCGGTTGAGTACGGGATCATTGGCCTGTTGATCGCTCTGAGCGTGTGGTCGGTAGCTGTCGCGGTCGAGCGATGGCTGTACTACCGACGCGTAGACCTGGCGCAGTTTACAGACGTTCAAACCTTTGAAATGGCACTGACCAAGCGGCTCGTCATCATCGGCACCGTCGCGGCAAATGCGCCATACATCGGATTGCTGGGCACGGTCCTCGGGATTATGATGACCTTTCATACGATGGGCACCTCTGGAACGATGGCCGTGAACACCATCATGATCGGCCTGAGCCTGGCCCTGAAGGCGACGGCCGTGGGTCTCCTCGTGGCAATTCCCTGCGTCGTCATGAACAATATTCTTCGCCGACGCGTCGCTGAACTACTGACAACGTATAAGGTGCACCATGGAACGCGAGGTTAA
- a CDS encoding biopolymer transporter ExbD codes for MEREVNQINVIPLVDVMLVLLVIVLTTATFISTGQIPVNLAKAKEAGDHKDVPVVVTLTANGDLFLNDRPVPADGLKSMLLAHPRESLVVVRADKVTLLERFVSVVDEIRGLGFQSVSLEVVRL; via the coding sequence ATGGAACGCGAGGTTAATCAGATCAACGTCATTCCGCTGGTTGATGTGATGTTGGTGCTGCTCGTCATCGTCCTGACTACCGCAACCTTCATCAGCACAGGGCAAATCCCCGTCAACCTCGCGAAGGCTAAGGAGGCCGGGGATCATAAAGATGTTCCCGTGGTGGTGACCTTGACCGCGAATGGAGACCTGTTTCTCAATGATCGTCCCGTCCCGGCGGATGGCCTCAAAAGCATGCTGCTGGCCCACCCCCGAGAATCCCTGGTTGTCGTGCGGGCGGACAAAGTCACGTTGCTTGAGCGCTTTGTCTCGGTTGTGGATGAGATTCGTGGCCTGGGATTCCAATCTGTCAGCCTGGAGGTCGTGCGCCTGTGA
- a CDS encoding TonB family protein yields MTASHAGTPDAFVRLRASGWIISLCLHSAAVFLAALLAAKVGLAPPSSSFQWDVTIVTPSVMPSASTPTLDKPQVGSTPARMTARSTPIPSPRPASSDVQHSTKSAPVSNTGVHEPQTSIPVPPPPPQAIEPTPQHSLAPPLPEAVEAARPQPATEPSPTPPVPSLAEVHQQQASVTSPAKDHETPAQLTSPLPAAQQSTEQTPAPTSTAALAPSASDVPAPKKVDYGWLAGILLPRIEAQKEYPMDARLKHVEGRVVVRIVIQEDGQIVSAAVAKSSGHDTLDQAALETVRKISPIALTQPLEQSPVTLHIPIRYQLGP; encoded by the coding sequence GTGACCGCTTCCCATGCCGGCACGCCGGACGCCTTCGTCCGCTTGCGTGCGAGCGGGTGGATCATTTCGCTCTGCCTGCATAGTGCAGCCGTCTTCTTAGCCGCACTGCTCGCCGCCAAAGTCGGGCTAGCCCCGCCCTCCTCGTCGTTCCAGTGGGACGTAACTATCGTCACCCCATCAGTAATGCCGTCTGCGTCAACTCCCACGCTCGACAAACCGCAAGTTGGCTCAACTCCTGCGCGCATGACAGCGCGTAGCACGCCAATACCCTCTCCGCGCCCGGCGTCCTCTGATGTACAACATTCCACGAAATCGGCCCCGGTCTCTAACACTGGTGTCCATGAACCGCAGACATCCATCCCCGTTCCTCCACCGCCGCCACAGGCTATCGAGCCAACACCTCAACACTCTCTCGCACCCCCTCTTCCTGAGGCAGTGGAAGCCGCTCGACCGCAGCCGGCAACGGAGCCTTCCCCCACGCCGCCGGTCCCTTCCCTGGCGGAAGTTCATCAACAGCAAGCATCAGTCACTTCCCCAGCCAAAGATCATGAAACCCCAGCTCAACTAACGTCGCCTCTTCCAGCTGCACAGCAATCCACTGAACAGACCCCAGCCCCTACCTCAACCGCCGCGCTCGCCCCATCAGCGAGCGACGTTCCGGCACCAAAAAAGGTCGATTATGGCTGGCTTGCAGGCATTCTCTTGCCACGCATTGAAGCGCAGAAAGAGTACCCCATGGATGCACGGCTCAAGCACGTGGAAGGGAGAGTGGTCGTCCGGATTGTGATTCAGGAAGATGGCCAAATCGTGTCCGCCGCGGTCGCAAAAAGTTCCGGGCATGACACTCTCGATCAAGCCGCACTTGAAACGGTTCGAAAGATTTCACCAATCGCGCTGACGCAGCCTCTCGAACAATCACCAGTCACCCTCCATATCCCTATCCGCTACCAGCTAGGACCATAG
- a CDS encoding FAD:protein FMN transferase — translation MPMKLSVISDALRAFGFIFVTDAVLRRRYAVATNAGICFLLSLGLGCAAGNSGATPILVKRTQMHMGTWVSITAVASDRQTAQDATSAGFQEIHRVEELLSTWIEGSELSRVNGAAGKGAVSVSPDTMKVLQASVGMARLTKGGFNILVGPAVEAWSVLDRQQIPSEDDLEKIRPLTNLNALQLNQAQGTVYLAKPGMRVDVGGIGKGFAADLAVEAMQKAGATAGVVALSGDIRTFGQLPDGTTFPFGIRHPRHEGAVLAVIDLQNEAISTAGDYERYFERDGVRYHHVLDPVTLQPARDCQSVTVVAKDGLTADGLDTGIFVMGRERGLALVETLPGVGAVIVDRDGKVWVSSSLKGRVRIKDGVD, via the coding sequence ATGCCGATGAAGTTGTCCGTTATTTCTGACGCCCTGAGAGCATTTGGATTCATTTTCGTAACGGACGCTGTCCTACGGCGCAGATATGCAGTCGCGACGAATGCGGGCATCTGTTTTCTATTATCGCTAGGGCTGGGATGTGCTGCTGGAAACTCTGGAGCCACTCCTATTCTCGTAAAGCGCACACAGATGCATATGGGCACGTGGGTGAGCATTACGGCAGTCGCTTCGGATCGGCAGACGGCTCAGGATGCCACATCCGCGGGATTCCAGGAAATTCATCGCGTGGAAGAATTATTGAGCACCTGGATTGAGGGCAGCGAGCTGTCACGGGTAAATGGAGCTGCAGGAAAGGGAGCCGTCTCGGTCAGTCCCGATACGATGAAAGTTCTTCAAGCCTCAGTTGGGATGGCTCGGCTTACGAAAGGGGGCTTCAATATTCTTGTCGGTCCCGCGGTCGAGGCCTGGAGCGTTTTGGATCGCCAGCAGATTCCGTCGGAGGATGATCTGGAGAAAATCCGTCCACTCACGAATCTGAATGCGTTGCAATTGAACCAGGCACAGGGAACGGTCTATCTCGCCAAGCCAGGAATGCGAGTGGATGTCGGAGGCATCGGTAAGGGCTTTGCGGCCGATCTGGCGGTTGAGGCGATGCAAAAGGCTGGCGCAACCGCAGGAGTCGTGGCGTTATCCGGGGATATTCGAACGTTTGGCCAATTGCCCGACGGTACGACATTTCCATTCGGTATCCGGCATCCACGGCACGAAGGAGCGGTGCTGGCAGTTATTGATCTTCAGAACGAGGCGATTTCAACGGCGGGCGATTATGAACGTTATTTCGAGCGGGATGGAGTCCGGTATCATCATGTCCTTGACCCAGTGACGTTGCAGCCGGCACGTGACTGTCAAAGTGTCACGGTAGTAGCCAAAGACGGCCTGACGGCGGATGGACTGGATACAGGCATTTTTGTGATGGGGCGAGAACGGGGGCTCGCGCTAGTGGAAACGCTGCCGGGTGTCGGCGCAGTGATCGTCGATCGTGACGGAAAGGTCTGGGTGTCCTCCTCCCTCAAAGGGCGAGTCCGAATCAAAGACGGTGTCGACTAG
- a CDS encoding DUF3576 domain-containing protein produces MQRAHVFIATTAFLTMGCASLSGSHEQTYSCSQDVVWDAAMDTMKSYSITSQDKTKGVIETGWLEMDGKERSYGIFGRTGFGNRERARMSLVVKTSNGAVSVSVLETRQRWHSRGGVTSQATKWWPVEPSEEATTEVTTRLNEKLQEQGCSPL; encoded by the coding sequence GTGCAAAGGGCACACGTATTTATCGCGACAACAGCCTTCCTCACCATGGGTTGCGCTTCGCTGAGCGGCAGTCACGAGCAGACTTATTCCTGCTCACAGGACGTCGTCTGGGATGCAGCGATGGACACTATGAAAAGCTATTCGATCACATCCCAGGACAAAACCAAAGGCGTCATCGAAACCGGGTGGCTAGAGATGGATGGAAAAGAACGGAGTTATGGCATCTTCGGACGCACGGGATTCGGGAATAGGGAGCGCGCGCGTATGAGTCTCGTCGTAAAGACATCGAATGGCGCTGTCTCCGTCAGTGTGCTGGAAACACGCCAGCGCTGGCATTCTCGCGGAGGGGTCACCTCTCAAGCCACTAAATGGTGGCCTGTTGAACCATCCGAAGAGGCGACAACGGAGGTCACCACTCGACTAAACGAAAAATTACAAGAACAGGGGTGTTCGCCGCTATGA